gtgggttttgggtggcagtttgggcactcggtctgtaaaaggttcgccatcactgccttatAGAATGCTAATGGTTAGCTGTATGATGATGTATATAATGTGCTTTTTTTCTAGGTTTTCGGAGATCAGTTGCCATAGCCGATTCGAACTACAATTGGTTCTATGGTCCTGAGAGCCAGCTGGTGTTTTTGGATAAGTTTGTTATGAGGAATGGCAGTGGCAATTGGCTGGCGGAACAGATTCAACTAAACAGAGTCCAGGAAGGACCTGGGACCCCAGCCAAGGGTCAACGTTGGTGTACTCTGCACACAGAGTTTCTTTGGTAAGCAAGCATTTTCTCTAAAGTCTAAAATGACTGCATCATAACTTTCATTTCAGATTTAGCTTCTTACACGGATCCAAGAGTTTTGAAAACAATTCCACTCTCAGGAAGTTCAGATTCTTCCAATGTTAGGTGGGAGCAGTCATTGGAGCTCTGTAAAAATATTAGATAAAGGTCTACTAACAGTGACATTGTTGCACACACTTTTTCTAATCTTACTTAATAAAATGACTAGTGGCTTAGTCATTTAGTAAACTGCTGATCATATTCTAAAATGGAGGGGGGTAGACCTGCATGAAGCCAGTGAGAATCAGAGGTAAGACTTGCCAGCTCCGACTTCATACTTGAATGCTTTTGATTGACGTTCTTGCTTGCTATGATGTAGCATAATATCATAGTGAGCAGTCTTTATTTACCTAGCACAGACATTTTTGGTCACTCTTATCAAGCTGTAATCGCTTGCCGAAAGCTATAAGTTAGCAAAAAGTCTCTTGTATTGGGCTAACAATCACACTGCATTGCACTATTTTAAGATAGTTATAGCTATGGTATGTTTGTGATCCAGACTTCATCACTAAAATGTATGGGGATCTACTTTGGCCTGTGTTATTACCCCTGGGTCCTTTTAATACTTAGCAGACAGCTTAGAATTCAAGAGGTAATATGGTGAGCTTGGTTATTCTAGTCGCTAGAGCTGATTATACTTTTCAGTGGTAGCTTACTGTTCTGTAGCCAAAGGAGTTGGTCTGAGAGTAGAAACATTTGAAACAAATGACCTCATAAATCTTTGCAATTCAATGCTCCGTCAAGTTACAATAGTCTCGGGATACAATATTTTCCACATACAATGGTCATTCCTGGCTTATAGTAGCTTGAAACCACATCCAGTGTCATCATAGACAGTCCAGATTTGCAGCATGTGTGATTGGATGGAAGATCCAGTCAATAAGCATGGGCATTTCACTGATGAAACCTCTGTATTACTGAAGTGCAGGCACTGATTGGTTGCCTTGTAGCATCTCTGCAAACTGAATGAGGGATAGAAGATCATTACTGTAACCGTTCATCCCCCTTTGAGTTTGCATATTTTTGGCAGCAAGTCCCTGGTTTAGACAGGATAATGTGCTGTTGACCAAAAAACTATAACAGAAGAGATCACCCAACAAAGTTCCATAGAGTTATGGTCTCAGATTACAAAAATTCAAAGTTACATTGGTCGTCACAGGACAAATATTGTACATAGAACATATCTGCTATTGAAAACGCCACAATGACTGTGGTTGTCGTGTCACTTTAACTGCAATATgtaatgtcataaaaaaaaaaaacttaacagtGACTGAATATTAATGCTAAAggatttattttatgttttacagGTATGACGCATCATTGCCATCTACACCTCCACCAGACTATGGTACTCCTAAGTTGCATTTTTTTGAAGACTGGGGTGTGGTGACCTTTGGGAGTTCTCTACCAGCTGAAATCAACAGGCCTTTTATCTCTTTCAAATCTGGAAAGCTTGGTGGCCGTGCAATATTTGATATTGTtcacaaaaataaatacaatcaGTGGATCAAAGGATGGAGAAACTTTAATGCTGGGCATGAACATCCAGATCAGAATTCCTTCACGTTTGCACCAAATGGATTTCCTTTTATAACAGAAGCTTTATACGGACCAAAATATACTTATTTAAACAATGTCTTAATGTTTTCCCCATCCGTTTCAGATTGCTGCTTTTCTCCGTGGGAAGGTCAGGTGACAGAAGATTGTACTTCAAAATGGCTTAAATATAAGCATGGTGAAGCTGCAGACTCTCACGGAAGGGTGACTGCAGCAATGGAGAAAAGTGGAGTTGTTTTCATAAGGGGTGAAGGGGTTTCAGCCTACAGCCCAGCACTAAAGTTGAAAAGCGTTCAAAGAAATCTTGTTCTACTCCATCCACAACTGCTGCTACTTGTTGACCATATTCACCTAGACCACAGTAGTACTTTGGAGGCAACAACAACTTTTTTCCACAATGTAGACTTGCCTTTTGAGGAAACCTCTATTGATGGTGTTCATGGTGCAATAATTAGGCACAGAGATGAAATATATAAGATGTATTGGATGGATGACACTGGCTTGAGTGAGAAAGCCATCATCACCTCCGTAAACTACCCGCAAGGTTACCCTTATAATGGAACTAACTATGTGAATGTTACTACCCATCTCAGGAAGCCAATCACAAGAGCAATATACCTTTTTATTGGACCATCTGTTGATGTTGAGAGTTTTAGTGTCCATGGAGACTATCAGCAAGTTGACGTGTTTCTGGCAACTAGTGATCATGCTTACGCTGTCTACCTCTTCACTGGGGAAACACCAAGTGAGTCAATTTATGCTAAAGTAGTTGCAGACAGACAGAGAATTGTGTTTGACAAAAGTTCATCCATCAAAAGCTCTTCACCAACTGAAGTAAAGGATTATGTGGCCATTTTAGAGCAGCATCTCCAACACTTCAAACCAGTCTTCCAGCAACTGGAGAAACAAATCTTGTCGCATGTAAAGAACACCGCTAGTTTTAGGGAGACTGCTGAGCGGATTCTTAGGTTTTCCGATAAAAGAAATACAGAGGAGGCAATTGAGAAGTTATTTTCTATTTCTCAGCAGCAGAGGCAACCAAGCAAGGTGAAAAAAACCAAAAAGGGACCAAGAAAGTACAAGTTTATCAATGCTGTTCCAGACATGTTTGCACAAATAGAAGTAAATGAAAAGCAGACCAGACAAAAGGCCATGGCTCTGGCTCAAAGTGAAATTCCAATAAATGAGGATGAAGAAATGAAAGACCTTCTGGATTTTGTAGATGAGCCATCAGTAAAGCAGAAATCTAGCCCTCCTAACAGGCATGGCCCCATGTGGACGACACATTACAACAAGCCTTCATTAATATCTGCTTCTTATACAAGACTTTTTTTAATCCTAAATATTGCCATTTTTATAGTTCTCTTAGCATTACAATTGTCACGATTTTTGAGGACTAAAAATGTCTATAGAAAGAGGTGTCTTTATGTCATACTGTCTGTTGATTTCTGTATATTATTGTGGCTTTATTCCTCATGTCATCGGACACAGTGTTAGAACAGGAAGACCTTTACATCTATGCAAAATTGGGACATCAACAGCATTTAGTGCAAATTTTTTGCAATTCTTTGTAAAATGGTAATATTATAAAAACGTTTATATCTGGACATGTTTTATAAAGGGAAACTCACTATAAAATATGAATGGACTACTATGAATGTTTACTTGCTCGGTCAATACTACAGACAGGAAAAtaaattttgttttgtttgttaaagTACCTAAATGTGTGGAATATTCTATAAATGTATGTTAGAAATGCTGTGCAGGTGGTCAGTTGGGGAGACTTTATCACAGGCCGTATGCCAGTTTTTCAATAAACAAAGGTTGCAGATTTGCTCCTTTTCATCTGTACACCGCCTAAGCCACCTTTAAAACAGTGGATGGGGTTTAGTGTGAGGACGTGGCCTTCCATGGCTTACATATTTACTATAATTTAATCCAGCAGTTTGCATAAATTATAGTGCAAATCTAGGTCAGTGTAAAACTgtcagatgtgccaaatttataaaAAGGTGTGAAGTTCTTAATATATTTTGCCACTTCTTACTCCAGTACACTTCTAATATGACGGACATATCCCATCAATGGACAAATCCCATCAATGGACAAAATATGTACAGGTCAGTTACTGATCTTGCCTCTGCTGTGGTATATATGTTGTGTTCTATTCTATGTATATGAAAATCTATTTTTAAGATTGTATCACTTTGAAAAATTAGATAATTTTATACAATACCTCTTTAAAGATGTTTTCAGACatagggggttatttatcaaactggtgtaaagtggaactggcttagttgtccatgacaactaatcagattcaccctttcattttccaaagaagctgtcaaaaatgaaaggtggaatctgattggttgctatgggcaattaagccagttttacttcacGCAAGTTTGATATATGACCCGAATAGTTTTTTTGGTGGcattttctgcacttttgcaTTGTATTTTGCAGAGTATTTTGCTGCAAGAGTGCCAATGCCAGAttttagctgaaggtctatgggaaatatgaaacacaGGACACACAAGCGTTCTTTTGCTTCTGAGGTTTCTGTTAATTATCTTTCTTCTTTTCAAAAATGTAGCATGCTGTAACTCTTGGCATTTTTTTCAGGTGTTTAGCCAAAACCTTCTCTATACAGGTAAAACACCATGAAGAAAACTCTAGTGAAGacacactggggcagatttactattgaaatgTTCCACAAAATTGGCATGCATGCTTTGCATCACATTTACCAATAGTTTTACACACTTTACTAAGCTTTTTACACCTTCTCTgacaaaaagtggggggaaaatgtcaaTGTGTCTTATGATGTGTATACCAATGAGCGGAAGCTCTCATTATTACAGTAGGCCTGTGGAGCAGTGAATATAGCCGGTGCTGGCTTTACCCACCTCTCCCAGGTCTTCTCCGGGTGCCGCACTGTGCTGTGTCCAGCGTCAGGTTGTTGtgcacataatcactagttttgACCCGAAGCTGTGTGACTTCGGGTCACAGTGCACCACTGCCAGAAGAGCACACAGGATCTCCCAAATGTTGGTGCCATCCAGAGCAgaagaggtaagttattttatttttcgtctggtctgaggtctgatgaagattaggggtctgatttggaggtctgatggagATTGGGGGACTGATTACATTAGATATTTTTCTTATAGGTgaatcttatgggccagtgcatcATATGGTGCGGGAAATCCGGTTACTATTTAATTTCTGAACCAacctatatgtatttgatattatttttcacagGACACATTACACCTTTATTTTGTGCCAGTAGATCACAGATATATTATTAAACTATTATGAATATTGTGAAAATTATGAAGAAATGAATATTTTTCCtttagctattttttttattacaaaagatTTCAAGACAAAATATTTATAAAACCATTACCGTATGTTTGTACTGTAATTTATGTACTGGCTAGCCTCACTGCAAGACTTCAAAGGACTGGTGCACACATTGTTTTTTGACAACCTATTTTCTGTTGCTGGTTCTATGGCACCGTACATTGCCAAAACATTAGAAACTCCTTCATAGTGACTATATTATTTCACTGTTAACCCCTAAGATGGTCAACAGTAAAAGCTTACAGCCCCAACATTATGTGgtggtaagtagagttgagcgaacacctggatgttcgggttcgagaagttcggccgaacatcccggaaatgttcgggttcgggatccgaacccgatccgaacttcgtcccgaacccgaaccccattgaagtcaatggggacccgaacttttcggcactaaaacggctgtaaaacagcccaggaaagggctagagggctgcaaaaggcagcaacatgtaggtaaatcccctgcaaacaaatgtggatagggaaattaattaaaataaaaattaaataaataaaaattaaccaaaatcaattggagagaggttccatagcagagaatctggcttcccgtcacccaccactggaacagtccattctcagatatttaggccccggcacccaggcagaggagagaggtcccgtaacagagaatctgtcttcatgtcagcagagaattagtctgcatgtcatagcagagaatgaggcttcacgtcagccaccactgcaacagtccattggcatatatttaggcctagcacacaggcagagcagagaggtcccgtaacagacaatctggcttcatgtcagcagagaatcagtctgcatgtcatagcagagaatgaggcttcacgtcacccaccactgcaacagtccattggcatatatttaggcctagcacacaggcagagcagagaggtcccgtaacagacgatctggcttcatgtcagcagagaatcagtctgcatgtcatagcagagaatcaggcttcacgtcagccaccactgcaacagtccattgtcataaatttaggcccagcacccaggcagaggagagaggtcccgtaacagacaatctggcttcatgtcagcagagaattagtctgcatgtcatagcagagaatcaggcttcatgtcagccaccactgcaacagtccattggcatatatttaggcctagcacacaggcagaggagaggttcattcaactttgggtagcatcgcaatataatggtaaaatgaaaataaaaataggattgaatgaggaagtgccctggagtccaataatatatggttatggggaggtagttaatgtctaatctggacaagggacggacaggtcctgtgggatccatgcctggttcatttttatgaacgtcagcttgtccacattggctgtagacaggcggctgcgtttgtctgtaatgacgccccctgccgtgctgaatacacgttcagacaaaacgctggctgccgggcaggccagcacctccaaggcataaaaggctagctctggccacgtggacaatttagagacccagaagttgaatggggccgaaccatcagtcagtacgtggaggggtgtgcacacgtactgttccaccatgttagtgaaatgttgcctcctgctaacacgttgcgtatcaggtggtggtgcagttagctgtggcgtgttgacaaaagttttccacatctctgccatgctaaccctgccctcagaggagctggccgtgacacagctgccttggcgacctcttgctcctcctctgccttggccttgggcttccacttgttcccctgtgacatttgggaatgctctcagtagcgcgtctaccaacgtgcgcttgtactcgcgcatcttcctatcacgctccagtgcaggaagtaaggtgggcacattgtctttgtagcgtggatccagcagggtggcaacccagtagtccgcacaggttaaaatgtgggcaactctgctgtcgttgcgcaggcactgcagcatgtagtcgctcatgtgtgccaggctgcccaggggtaaggacaagctgtcctctgtgggaggcgtatcgtcatcgtcctgcctttccccccagccacgcaccagtgatggacccgagctgcgttgggtgccaccccgctgtgaccatgcttcatcctcatcctcctccacctcctcctcatcctcgtcctcctcgtcctccagtagtgggccctggctggccacatttgtacctggcctctgctgttgcaaaaaacctccctctgagtcacttcgaagagactggcctgaaagtgctaaaaacgacccctcttcctcatcctcctcctcctcctcctgggccacctcctgttccatcatcgccctaagtgttttctcaaggagacatagaagtggtattgtaacgctgataacggtgtcatcgccactggccatgttggtggagtactcgaaacagcgcaacagggcacacaggtctcgcatggaggcccagtcattggtggtgaagtggtgctgttctgtagtgcgactgacccgtgcgtgctgcagctgaaactccactatggcctgctgctgctcgcacagtctgtccagcatgtgcaaggtggagttccacctggtgggcacgtcgcatatgaggcggtgagcgggaaggccgaagttacgctgtagcgcagacaggcgagcagcggcaggatgtgaacgccggaagcgcgaacagacggcccgcactttatgcagcagctctgacatgtcggggtagttgtgaatgaacttctgcaccaccaaattcagcacatgcgccaagcaagggatgtgcgtcaaattggctagtcccagagctgcaacgagatttcgcccattatcacacaccaccaggccgggcttgaggctcaccggcagcaaccactcgtcggtctgttgttcaataccccgccacaactcctgtgcggtgtggggcctgtcccccaaacatatgagtttcagaatggcctgctgacgtttaccccgggctgtgctgaagttggtggtgaaggtgtgtggctgactggatgagcaggtggaagaagaggaggaggaagccgagaaggaggaggtggcaacaggaggcaaagaatgttgccctgcgatccttggcggcggcaggacgtgcgccaaacagctctccgcctggggcccagctgccactacatttacccagtgtgcagttagggagatatagcgtccctggccgtgcttactggtccacgtatctgtggttaggtggaccttgctacagatggcgttgcgcagtgcacacttgattttatcggatacttggttgtgcagggaaggcacggctctcttggagaagtagtgccggctgggaacaacatactgtgggacagcaagcgacatgagctgtttgaagctgtctgtgtccaccagcctaaatgacagcatttcataggccagtagtttagaaatgctggcattcagggccagggatcgagggtggctaggtgggaatttacgctttctatcaaatgtttgtgagatggagagctgaacgctggcgtgtgacatggttgagacgcttggtgacggaggtggtggtggtggtgttggtggtacatcccctgtttgctgggcggcaggtgccaacgttcctccagaggcggaggaagaggccgaggcggcagcagcagaataggccgaggcggcagcagcagaagaggtagcagggggagcctgagtgacttccttggttttaaggtgtttactccactgcagttcatgctttgcatgcaggtgcctggtcatgcaggttgtgctcaggttcagaacgttaatgcctcgcttcaggctctgatggcacagcgtgcaaaccactcgggtcttgtcgtcagcacattgtttgaagaagtgccatgccagggaactccttgaagctgcctttggggtgctcggtcccagatggcggcggtcagtagcaggcggagtctcttggcggcgggtgttctgcttttgcccactgctccctcttttgctacgctgttggctcggtctcaccactgcctcttcctccgaactgtgaaagtcagtggcacgaccttcattccatgtggggtctaggacctcatcgtcccctgcatcgtcttccacccagtcttgatccctgacctcctgttcagtctgcacactgcagaaagacgcagcagttggcacctgtgtttcgtcatcatcagagacatgctgaggtggtattcccatgtcctcatcatcaggaaacataagtggttgtgcgtcagtgcattctatgtctttcaccgctggggaagggctaggtggatgcccttgggaaaccctgccagcggagtcttcaaacagcataagagactgctgcataacttgaggctgagacagtttccctggtatgcatgggggtgatgtgacagactgatggggttggttttcaggcgccatctgtgcgctttctgcagaagactgggtgggagataatgtgaacgtgctggatccactgtcggccacccaattgactaatgcctgtacctgctcaggccttaccatccttagaacggcattgggccccaccatatatcgctgtaaattctggcggctactgggacctgaggtagttggtacactaggacgtgtggatgtggcagaacggccacgtcctctcccagcaccagagggtccactaacaccaccacgaccatgtccacgtccgcgtcccttactagatgtttttctcattgttatggttcaccacaacaacaaatatattatttggcccaatgtattgtattcaaattcagcgggatataaatttgaggcctagtatttaggcgctgggtgaccggtatggatttagtgacagaattagacttggaaatgcacagaagcgtgtgtgtgaagttattctgaatgacccaatgtgcaccttgaatattatataccctttttgggatagatttcaaatagctctgatatagcaggaaccactaaattatgaaattgctaaattgggaattgtacttcaacccagaacaaaaaatgtgctttgacgggcactaaataactttcccagctacaacagtacagcggtaacgagagatttagagggatttaaatttgaggcctagtatttaggcgctgggtgacaggtatgggtttagtgacagaattagacttggaaatacacagtagcgggtgtgtgtgaagttattctgaatgacccaatgtgcaccttcaatattatataccctttttgggatagatttcaaatagctctgatatagcaggaaccactaaattatgaaattgctaaattgggaattgtacttcaacccagaacaaaaaatgtgctttgacggacactaaatatcttgcccagcaacaacagtacagcggtgggtaacgagagatttagagggatttaaatttgaggcctagtatttaggcgctgggtcaccggtatggatttagtgacagaattagacttggaaatgcacagaagcgtgtgtgtgaagttattctgaatgaccctatgtgcaccttcaatattatatacccttttagggatagatttcaaatagctctgatatagcagaaaccactaaattatgaaattgctaaattgggaattgtacttcaacccagaacaaaaaatgtgctttgacggacactaaatatcttgcccagcaacaacagtacagcggtgggtaacgagagatttagagggatttaaatttgaggcctagtatttaggcgctgggtcaccggtatggatttagtgacagaattagacttggaaatgcacagaagcgtgtgtgtgaagttattctgaatgaccctatgtgcaccttcaatattatatacccttttagggatagatttcaaatagctctgatatagcagaaaccactaaattatgaaattgctaaattgggaattgtacttcaacccagaacaaaaaatgtgctttgacggacactaaatatcttgcccagcaacaacagtacagtggtgggtaacgagagatttagagggatttaaatttgaggcctagtatttaggcgctgggtcaccggtatggatttagtgacagaattagacttggaaatgcacagaagcgtgtgtgtgaagttattctgaatgaccctatgtgcaccttcaatattatatacccttttagggatagatttcaaatagctctgatatagcagaaaccactaaattatgaaattgctaaattgggaattgtacttcaacccagaacaaaaaatgtgctttgacggacactaaatatcttgcccagcaacaacagtacagcggtgggtaacgagagatttagagggatttaaatttgaggcctagtatttaggcgctgggtgacaggtatgggtttagtgacagaattagacttggaaatacacagtagcgggtgtgtgtgaagttattctgaatgacccaatgtgcaccttcaatattatataccctttttgggatagatttcaaatagctctgatatagcaggaaccactaaattatgaaattgctaaattgggaattgtatttcaacccagaacaagaaatgtgcttgaacggacactaaataactcgcccagctacagcactagggacagatttagctggatataaatttgaggcctagtatttaggcgctgggtgaccggtatggatttagtgacagaattagactgggatatggccaaaaaatgaacagactattgctggttaaatgcacttggtgtgacagcttcaccctgatgtaggctttagccaaaaaacaaccacaccattgaggg
The genomic region above belongs to Bufo gargarizans isolate SCDJY-AF-19 chromosome 4, ASM1485885v1, whole genome shotgun sequence and contains:
- the DSE gene encoding dermatan-sulfate epimerase isoform X2; this encodes MYETSYRRGWGFQYLHNHQPTNCVALLTGSLVMMNQGYLQEAYFWTKQVLTIMEKSIVLLNDVTDGSLYEGVAYGSYTTRSLFQYMFLVQRHFDINHFNHPWLKEHFAFMYRTVLPGFRRSVAIADSNYNWFYGPESQLVFLDKFVMRNGSGNWLAEQIQLNRVQEGPGTPAKGQRWCTLHTEFLWYDASLPSTPPPDYGTPKLHFFEDWGVVTFGSSLPAEINRPFISFKSGKLGGRAIFDIVHKNKYNQWIKGWRNFNAGHEHPDQNSFTFAPNGFPFITEALYGPKYTYLNNVLMFSPSVSDCCFSPWEGQVTEDCTSKWLKYKHGEAADSHGRVTAAMEKSGVVFIRGEGVSAYSPALKLKSVQRNLVLLHPQLLLLVDHIHLDHSSTLEATTTFFHNVDLPFEETSIDGVHGAIIRHRDEIYKMYWMDDTGLSEKAIITSVNYPQGYPYNGTNYVNVTTHLRKPITRAIYLFIGPSVDVESFSVHGDYQQVDVFLATSDHAYAVYLFTGETPSESIYAKVVADRQRIVFDKSSSIKSSSPTEVKDYVAILEQHLQHFKPVFQQLEKQILSHVKNTASFRETAERILRFSDKRNTEEAIEKLFSISQQQRQPSKVKKTKKGPRKYKFINAVPDMFAQIEVNEKQTRQKAMALAQSEIPINEDEEMKDLLDFVDEPSVKQKSSPPNRHGPMWTTHYNKPSLISASYTRLFLILNIAIFIVLLALQLSRFLRTKNVYRKRCLYVILSVDFCILLWLYSSCHRTQC
- the DSE gene encoding dermatan-sulfate epimerase isoform X1 — encoded protein: MRTHTRGAPSVFFIYVLCCAFAHGSDVSTNTQIPFLNAKYDGYPMLYFSEGEVEKLRTQAAGTHQHIASRINKAVYTMLTNPSEYLPPWDPKDFSARWNEIYGNNLGALAMFCVLNPDNTEAIGLAREYMERMAAQPSWLVKDAPWDEVPLAHSLVGFATAYDFLYNSFSKHQKERFLEVIANASGYMYETSYRRGWGFQYLHNHQPTNCVALLTGSLVMMNQGYLQEAYFWTKQVLTIMEKSIVLLNDVTDGSLYEGVAYGSYTTRSLFQYMFLVQRHFDINHFNHPWLKEHFAFMYRTVLPGFRRSVAIADSNYNWFYGPESQLVFLDKFVMRNGSGNWLAEQIQLNRVQEGPGTPAKGQRWCTLHTEFLWYDASLPSTPPPDYGTPKLHFFEDWGVVTFGSSLPAEINRPFISFKSGKLGGRAIFDIVHKNKYNQWIKGWRNFNAGHEHPDQNSFTFAPNGFPFITEALYGPKYTYLNNVLMFSPSVSDCCFSPWEGQVTEDCTSKWLKYKHGEAADSHGRVTAAMEKSGVVFIRGEGVSAYSPALKLKSVQRNLVLLHPQLLLLVDHIHLDHSSTLEATTTFFHNVDLPFEETSIDGVHGAIIRHRDEIYKMYWMDDTGLSEKAIITSVNYPQGYPYNGTNYVNVTTHLRKPITRAIYLFIGPSVDVESFSVHGDYQQVDVFLATSDHAYAVYLFTGETPSESIYAKVVADRQRIVFDKSSSIKSSSPTEVKDYVAILEQHLQHFKPVFQQLEKQILSHVKNTASFRETAERILRFSDKRNTEEAIEKLFSISQQQRQPSKVKKTKKGPRKYKFINAVPDMFAQIEVNEKQTRQKAMALAQSEIPINEDEEMKDLLDFVDEPSVKQKSSPPNRHGPMWTTHYNKPSLISASYTRLFLILNIAIFIVLLALQLSRFLRTKNVYRKRCLYVILSVDFCILLWLYSSCHRTQC